A genomic stretch from Puntigrus tetrazona isolate hp1 chromosome 6, ASM1883169v1, whole genome shotgun sequence includes:
- the ccdc174 gene encoding coiled-coil domain-containing protein 174: protein MDKKKKPYSVTASSLVDLKAELYRKQEQFKHDRLGQDEGASQKSKTKIKKPNIWSKQNEGVSARAERDVQQTTEEENTLEKSRQKLEEKARLYEQMTKGDFPDEETESLFLVDFTQKIINQRNEPQTHNANVAGDRDGEDSDVKIPVPPPQNANEEWVDYVDALGRSRRCLRKDLPDFQKMDEELHNKRVTGADRTLLSDDMRREMQREQWEREEEEQMKKPVGPIHYENIREQEARELGVGYFAFAQDEDQRRKQRETLDMLRDQTTDQRHKREQLKEKRKALLKDRLAKVRMRRMKKSKLEPGDEEEAAAANAENDEDDNDEGLVGPPAPIVRKVEVEIQERKDTKPGVPHVREWDRGKEFSLGQWTNRRREERDSEFAPPSAYYRDDTRSSHNRATDKGKLAFKWSESPKPTNRDTENISASSQPSDVPTYTYPQPSQPQTAQTQSLDELLSYYKHSM, encoded by the exons ATGGATAAAAAGAAGAAACCATACAGTGTTACAGCGTCGTCA CTGGTCGATTTGAAAGCGGAATTATATCGGAAACAGGAACAATTTAAGCACGACCGACTTGGCCAAGATGAAGGAGCCTCACAGAAGtctaagacaaaaataaaa AAGCCCAATATCTGGAGCAAACAGAATGAAGGAGTCAGTGCACGAGCTGAGAGGGACGTTCAGCAGACGACAGAGGAAGAGAACACACTAGAAAAGTCCAG GCAAAAATTGGAGGAAAAGGCACGTCTGTATGAACAGATGACAAAAGGAGATTTCCCAG ATGAGGAGACCGAAAGTCTTTTTCTGGTGGATTTCACCCAAAAGATCATCAACCAGAGGAATGAACCACAGACACACAATGCAAATGTAGCAGGGGACCGAGATGGAGAGGACTCTGATGTAAAAATCCCGGTTCCACCTCCACAGAACGCAAATGAAGAATG GGTGGACTATGTTGATGCATTAGGACGTTCTCGAAGATGTCTGAGAAAAGACCTaccagattttcaaaaaatggaCGAGGAACTCCACAACAAGAG GGTGACGGGTGCTGACAGGACGCTGTTATCTGATGACATGAGGAGAGAAATGCAGAGAGAGCagtgggagagagaggaagaggagcagaTGAAGAAACCTGTTGGACCCATTCACTATGAAAATATCAGAGAACAAG AGGCCAGAGAGCTGGGTGTTGGGTATTTTGCTTTTGCCCAGGATGAGGACCAACgaagaaaacagagagaaactCTAGACATGCTGAGGGACCAG actACAGATCAGCGCCACAAACGTGAGCAACTGAAGGAGAAGCGGAAAGCCCTGCTTAAAGATCGGCTTGCTAAAGTAAGAATGAGGAGGATGAAGAAAAGCAAGTTGGAGCCAGGAGATGAAGAAGAGG CTGCTGCTGCTAATGCTGAGAATGATGAAGATGATAACGATGAAGGTTTGGTTGGACCTCCAGCCCCAATAGTGCGGAAAGTGGAAGTAGAGATTCAAGAGAGAAAAGACACCAAACCTGGTGTTCCACACGTAAGAGAGTGGGACAGAGGCAAAG AGTTCTCCTTGGGACAGTGGACCAATCGTCGTCGAGAAGAGCGAGACTCAGAGTTTGCTCCTCCTTCTGCTTATTACAGAGACGATACAAGATCTAGTCACAACAGAGCCACAGACAAAGGAAAACTTGCCTTCAAGTGGTCTGAATCCCCAAAACCCacaaacagagacacagagaacaTATCTGCCTCTAGTCAACCTTCTGACGTACCCACATATACATACCCACAACCTTCTCAACCACAGACTGCTCAAACACAGAGTCTGGACGAACTGTTATCATACTACAAACACTCCATGTAA
- the ghrl gene encoding ghrelin/obestatin prepropeptide, whose amino-acid sequence MPLRCRASHMFLLLCALSLCVESVRGGTSFLSPAQKPQGRRPPRVGRRDVAEPEIPVMKDDDQFVMSAPFELSVSLSEAEFEKYGPVLQKVLVNLLSDSPLEF is encoded by the exons ATGCCTCTGCGTTGTCGTGCCAGCCACATGTTTCTGCTCTTATGTGCTCTTTCCTTGTGTGTTGAGTCTGTGAGAGGCGGCACCAGCTTCCTCAGTCCTGCTCAGAAACCACAG GGTCGAAGGCCACCACGGGTAGGCCGAAGAGATGTTGCTGAGCCAGAGATCCCAGTGATGAAAGACGATGACCAATTTGTG ATGAGCGCTCCGTTCGAACTGTCTGTGTCTCTGAGCGAAGCCGAGTTTGAGAAATACGGTCCTGTGCTGCAGAAGGTTCTGGTCAATCTTCTTAGTGATTCCCCACTTG aattctga
- the tatdn2 gene encoding putative deoxyribonuclease TATDN2, with protein sequence MNRKREKVKFTWLDKAKDSPRKLMKNSVGVAQPTCWDGDDQDGGIREVCSPGLNTSTGSVELSDMENMCLSTPLSTPKARLKLTGRHRALLKKNSPGADTVSGQSSVGPSPPSAGKKCRSPEEGQKVILLKALSDAMGNANKTSSVGGPKSPSAKKTPDMLKKAIEEKSRSELDCCSFSGKIERLSAATDDEPLSLDFIDTEDDGTEIMLDTRSVILKRPESPDWSDVEDSEQVEVFSQDESFETKGRQTAVLKRDCEFVEYNNTLPALCHPYSLSSALEPEVHNSSPTVELLSEHSAQNTASALEPPKSCTVRRSLKLQESVISSSPLVDVFSGLRTFTSSPYTPGYWNYSHLTPRRTSESNIYASSPMLIADDVATRRMSLGSEPLWLSDLNYSRADSAGFIDTHCHLDMLYGKLSFQGSFQRFQRMYASTFPKEFKGCIADFCNPRITEKEAIWQGLLGEEKVWGAFGCHPHFAKEYNHVYEQSIMSAMRHPKAIAFGEIGLDYSYKNSTESWKQKEVFERQLQLAVSLRKPLVIHCRDADDDVLKIMKKCVPWDYKIHRHCFTNSYSVIEPFLSEFSNLCVGFTGLVTYHHAAEARDSVRKIPLNRILLETDAPYFLPRQVPKSTCRFAHPGMGIHTLHEISLLKEESLTTVLQTVRQNTRHVYGL encoded by the exons ATGAACCGCAAAAGGGAAAAGGTTAAGTTTACATGGCTGGATAAAGCCAAGGATTCTCCCAGAAAACTCATGAAGAACAGTGTGGGTGTGGCACAGCCAACATGCTGGGATGGAGATGATCAGGACGGTGGTATAAGAGAGGTTTGCTCTCCTGGCCTGAACACGTCTACGGGCTCAGTTGAATTGAGCGACATGGAGAACATGTGTCTCAGCACCCCACTTAGTACACCCAAAGCACGCTTAAAACTGACTGGACGCCACAGAGcactgttgaaaaaaaacagtccTGGTGCG GACACTGTTTCAGGACAGTCCTCTGTTGGCCCTTCACCACCCTCTGCTGGAAAGAAATGCAGGAGTCCAGAAGAAGGGCAGAAAGTCATTCTCCTCAAAGCGCTAAGTGATGCAATGGGGAATGCAAACAAAACGTCATCAGTTGGTGGGCCTAAAAGTCCTTCTGCAAAGAAAACCCCAGACATGCTTAAAAAGGCAATTGAGGAGAAAAGCAGATCTGAACTTGACTGCTGCTCATTCAGTGGGAAGATTGAACGACTGAGCGCCGCTACAGATGACGAGCCTCTCTCGCTGGACTTCATAGACACAGAAGATGATGGGACAGAAATAATGCTGGATACCAGG AGTGTGATTCTAAAGCGACCAGAATCGCCGGACTGGTCAGATGTTGAGGACTCCGAGCAGGTGGAAGTCTTCTCACAGGATGAGTCTTTCGAAACAAAGGGGCGTCAAACAGCTGTGCTTAAAAGGGATTGTGAGTTTGTGGAATATAATAACACTCTTCCAGCTTTATGCCACCCTTACTCTTTATCATCAGCTTTAGAACCAGAAGTGCATAATAGTTCCCCAACCGTGGAGCTTTTGTCAGAGCATTCAGCTCAGAATACAGCCTCTGCCCTGGAGCCCCCTAAGAGCTGCACAGTGAGGCGGTCCCTCAAATTACAGGAGTCTGTCATCAGCTCTTCTCCGCTGGTCGACGTTTTCTCCGGTCTCAGAACATTTACATCCTCCCCATATACACCCGGTTACTGGAATTACTCGCATCTTACTCCACGCAGGACTTCAGAATCAAATATTTATGCGTCTTCACCGATGCTCATCGCTGATGACGTTGCCACTCGCAGGATGTCTCTTGGTTCGGAGCCTCTCTGGCTGTCAGATTTGAACTATTCACGAGCGGATTCCGCAGGATTCATTGACACGCACTGTCACCTTGATATGCTCTATGGGAAGTTGAGTTTTCAGGGAAGTTTCCAAAGGTTTCAGAGAATGTACGCTAGTACTTTCCCAAAGGAGTTTAAGGGCTGCATCGCGGACTTCTGCAACCCACGAATCACTGAGAAAGAGGCTATCTGGCAAGGGCTGCTAGGAGAGGAGAAAGTATGGGGAGCCTTTGGTTGCCACCCGCATTTTGCCAAGGAGTATAACCACGTTTATGAGCAAAGCATCATGAGTGCTATGCGTCACCCTAAGGCCATTGCATTTGGAGAGATTGGTTTGGATTACTCGTATAAGAATTCTACCGAATCGTGGAAGCAGAAGGAG GTGTTTGAAAGGCAGTTGCAGTTGGCCGTCTCTCTCCGGAAGCCTCTTGTCATACATTGTCGTGATGCGGATGATGATGTGCTGAAAATTATGAAGAAGTGTGTCCCCTGGGATTACAAAATACACAG ACACTGTTTTACCAACAGCTATTCTGTGATCGAGCCGTTCTTGAGTGAATTCTCTAACCTGTGTGTGGGTTTCACTGGACTGGTGACGTATCATCACGCTGCAGAGGCTCGAGACTCTGTGAGGAAAATCCCACTCAACAGAATCTTACTGGAGACGGATGCACCATATTTCCTACCCAGACAG GTGCCAAAGTCCACATGCAGGTTTGCTCATCCTGGTATGGGCATACACACGCTGCATGAGATTAGTCTGCTGAAGGAAGAGAGCCTAACCACAGTACTGCAAACAGTCCGGCAAAACACCAGACATGTATACGGTCTGTGA
- the vhl gene encoding von Hippel-Lindau disease tumor suppressor, translating to MPQESPEGQQALPRPLVRSLVSRTPACVVFCNCSPRVVKPVWINFRGEPQPYADIQPYTGRRMTTYVGHPWMFRDAETDDPMVVNNKEMYLPAHLENRQVSIANITLPVLTLRDRCLQVVRRLVRREDISQLEIARCLQDDLAQRPSIHTDLRRISQRVEQKLLENGEQQNR from the exons ATGCCTCAGGAGTCTCCGGAGGGTCAGCAGGCGCTGCCGCGGCCGCTGGTCCGATCTCTGGTCAGCCGGACACCGGCCTGTGTGGTGTTCTGTAACTGCAGCCCGCGCGTCGTGAAGCCCGTCTGGATCAACTTCCGCGGGGAGCCGCAGCCATACGCGGATATTCAACCGTACACCGGCCGAAGAATGACAACCTATGTGG GACACCCCTGGATGTTTCGGGATGCAGAAACTGATGATCCAATGGTAGTCAACAATAAAGAGATGTATTTGCCAGCCCACCTTGAAAATCGACAAGTCTCAATTGCCAACATCACATTACCTG TGCTGACCTTGCGAGATCGCTGTCTGCAAGTTGTGAGGAGATTGGTGCGCAGAGAAGATATCTCTCAGTTGGAGATCGCCCGCTGCCTACAAGATGACCTTGCTCAGAGACCCAGCATTCATACCGATCTACGACGAATTAGCCAGCGGGTGGAACAGAAGCTGCTGGAGAACGGAGAACAGCAAAACAGatga
- the crbn gene encoding protein cereblon isoform X1 — protein MAAERGGGDNNNLNDEMGNQLQLLPENEEEEEDDMETEDRDGEDAEKPSIINFDTSLPTSHAYLGSDMEEFHGRTLHDEDSVQNLPVLPHVTLILIPGQTLPLQLFRPQEVSMFRNLISQDRTFAVLAHSPDASGAEIKAEFGTTAEIYAFREEQEYGIETVKIKAVGRQRFRVHEIRTQADGIRQAKVQILPERILPDPLCALQFLPRLHTHTPQIKHSQTTPQDRCRQTYRQKKFHCASMTSWPPWVYALYDSKTLMSRVKKQLHEWDENLKDESLPTNPTDFSYRVAACLPIDDALRLQLLKIGSAIQRLRCELDIMDRCTSLCCKQCQDTEITSKNEIFSLSLYGPMAAYVNPHGYVHETLTVYKANNLNLIGRPSTLHSWFPGYAWTIAQCRTCGSHMGWKFSAVKKDLSPPRFWGLTRSALLPTIPQGEEGVEGSRLLCL, from the exons ATGGCTGCTGAGAGGGGCGGAGGCGACAACAACAACCTTAACGACGAAATGGGCAACCAACTACAACTCCTGCCAG aaaatgaagaggaagaagaggatgaCATGGAGACAGAGGATCGAGATGGTGAGGATGCAGAAAAGCCAAGTATTATAAACTTTGACACGAGTCTGCCAACTTCACACGCT TACCTGGGCTCAGACATGGAGGAGTTTCACGGCCGTACCCTGCATGATGAGGACAGTGTGCAGAATCTGCCGGTTCTTCCTCACGTCACACTCATTCTGATCCCAGGTCAGACGCTACCCTTGCAGCTTTTCCGACCACAGGAGGTCAGCATGTTCCGCAACCTCATAAGCCAGGACCGCACGTTTGCAGTGCTTGCACACAG TCCTGATGCGAGTGGAGCGGAGATAAAAGCAGAGTTTGGGACGACTGCGGAGATCTATGCTTTTCGTGAGGAACAGGAGTACGGCATAGAGACAGTTAAGATCAAAGCTGTTGGACGGCAGCGCTTCAGAGTGCATGAAATACGCACACAAGCAGACGG GATTCGTCAGGCAAAAGTACAGATTTTACCTGAGAGGATTCTGCCAGACCCTTTATGTGCGCTGCAGTTCCTGCCccgcttacacacacacacaccacagatcaAACACTCACAAACCACACCGCAGGACCGGTGCAGACAGACCTATAGACAG aagaagTTTCATTGTGCTAGTATGACCTCATGGCCTCCTTGGGTGTATGCCTTATATGACTCT AAAACTCTCATGAGCAGAGTAAAGAAACAGCTCCACGAATGGGATGAAAACCTCAAAGACGAGTCCCTGCCTACAAATCCCACAG ATTTCTCATACAGGGTAGCCGCATGTCTACCAATAGATGATGCTCTGAGACTCCAGCTACTGAAGATCGGCAGTGCCATCCAGAGACTGCGTTGTGAGTTGGACATCATGGACAGG TGCACCTCTCTTTGCTGTAAACAGTGCCAGGATACAGAGATAACTAGCAAGAACGAGATCTTCAG CCTGTCTCTGTATGGGCCAATGGCAGCGTATGTGAATCCGCATGGCTATGTTCACGAGACACTTACAGTCTACAAGGCCAACAACCTCAACCTGATTGGACGACCTTCCACACTGCATAGTTGGTTTCCAGG GTATGCGTGGACAATTGCTCAGTGCAGAACCTGCGGCTCTCATATGGGCTGGAAGTTCTCAGCAGTAAAAAAGGATCTGAGTCCACCTCGGTTCTGGGGTTTGACTCGTTCTGCCCTGCTACCGACAATCCCACAGGGCGAGGAGGGTGTCGAGGGGTCACGCTTGCTGTGCCTGTAA
- the crbn gene encoding protein cereblon isoform X2, with translation MKRKKRMTWRQRIEMYLGSDMEEFHGRTLHDEDSVQNLPVLPHVTLILIPGQTLPLQLFRPQEVSMFRNLISQDRTFAVLAHSPDASGAEIKAEFGTTAEIYAFREEQEYGIETVKIKAVGRQRFRVHEIRTQADGIRQAKVQILPERILPDPLCALQFLPRLHTHTPQIKHSQTTPQDRCRQTYRQKKFHCASMTSWPPWVYALYDSKTLMSRVKKQLHEWDENLKDESLPTNPTDFSYRVAACLPIDDALRLQLLKIGSAIQRLRCELDIMDRCTSLCCKQCQDTEITSKNEIFSLSLYGPMAAYVNPHGYVHETLTVYKANNLNLIGRPSTLHSWFPGYAWTIAQCRTCGSHMGWKFSAVKKDLSPPRFWGLTRSALLPTIPQGEEGVEGSRLLCL, from the exons atgaagaggaagaagaggatgaCATGGAGACAGAGGATCGAGATG TACCTGGGCTCAGACATGGAGGAGTTTCACGGCCGTACCCTGCATGATGAGGACAGTGTGCAGAATCTGCCGGTTCTTCCTCACGTCACACTCATTCTGATCCCAGGTCAGACGCTACCCTTGCAGCTTTTCCGACCACAGGAGGTCAGCATGTTCCGCAACCTCATAAGCCAGGACCGCACGTTTGCAGTGCTTGCACACAG TCCTGATGCGAGTGGAGCGGAGATAAAAGCAGAGTTTGGGACGACTGCGGAGATCTATGCTTTTCGTGAGGAACAGGAGTACGGCATAGAGACAGTTAAGATCAAAGCTGTTGGACGGCAGCGCTTCAGAGTGCATGAAATACGCACACAAGCAGACGG GATTCGTCAGGCAAAAGTACAGATTTTACCTGAGAGGATTCTGCCAGACCCTTTATGTGCGCTGCAGTTCCTGCCccgcttacacacacacacaccacagatcaAACACTCACAAACCACACCGCAGGACCGGTGCAGACAGACCTATAGACAG aagaagTTTCATTGTGCTAGTATGACCTCATGGCCTCCTTGGGTGTATGCCTTATATGACTCT AAAACTCTCATGAGCAGAGTAAAGAAACAGCTCCACGAATGGGATGAAAACCTCAAAGACGAGTCCCTGCCTACAAATCCCACAG ATTTCTCATACAGGGTAGCCGCATGTCTACCAATAGATGATGCTCTGAGACTCCAGCTACTGAAGATCGGCAGTGCCATCCAGAGACTGCGTTGTGAGTTGGACATCATGGACAGG TGCACCTCTCTTTGCTGTAAACAGTGCCAGGATACAGAGATAACTAGCAAGAACGAGATCTTCAG CCTGTCTCTGTATGGGCCAATGGCAGCGTATGTGAATCCGCATGGCTATGTTCACGAGACACTTACAGTCTACAAGGCCAACAACCTCAACCTGATTGGACGACCTTCCACACTGCATAGTTGGTTTCCAGG GTATGCGTGGACAATTGCTCAGTGCAGAACCTGCGGCTCTCATATGGGCTGGAAGTTCTCAGCAGTAAAAAAGGATCTGAGTCCACCTCGGTTCTGGGGTTTGACTCGTTCTGCCCTGCTACCGACAATCCCACAGGGCGAGGAGGGTGTCGAGGGGTCACGCTTGCTGTGCCTGTAA
- the zgc:152986 gene encoding dnaJ homolog subfamily B member 9 isoform X2 encodes MKRLKQVNESCSLAASSREIKKAFHRLALKHHPDKNQSPNAQRIFTHIAQAYEVLSDREKRRAYDELDHLTNTDQAWEGKFKKEDVDRNPFADEGTFHSKRGFQRFSLEELLHSLRIDDDFFMGEQPGYEGWSFIFGPEGDDDETAFLSDLFNML; translated from the exons atgAAGAGGCTGAAACAAGTGAACGAATCGTGTTCGTTAGCAG CATCTTCAAGAGAGATCAAGAAAGCGTTTCACAGGCTGGCCCTTAAACACCATCCTGATAAAAACCAAAGTCCCAATGCACAGCGGATCTTCACACACATTGCTCAAG CTTATGAAGTACTATCTGACAGAGAGAAGAGACGAGCCTATGATGAATTGGACCACCTAACTAACACTGATCAGGCCTGGGAGGGAAAGTTCAAGAAAGAGGATGTGGACCGTAATCCCTTTGCAGATGAAGGGACATTTCATAGTAAAAGGGGATTCCAGCGTTTTAGTTTAGAGGAGCTGCTTCATTCACTGCGGATAGATGATGACTTTTTTATGGGTGAACAACCTGGTTACGAAGGatggagttttatttttgggcctgagggtgatgatgatgaaaccGCCTTCCTCAGTGATCTTTTCAACATGCTTTAA
- the zgc:152986 gene encoding dnaJ homolog subfamily B member 9 isoform X1, whose product MMATAEHLFIVLTLCVCGCTCLSDYYSLLGVSHSASSREIKKAFHRLALKHHPDKNQSPNAQRIFTHIAQAYEVLSDREKRRAYDELDHLTNTDQAWEGKFKKEDVDRNPFADEGTFHSKRGFQRFSLEELLHSLRIDDDFFMGEQPGYEGWSFIFGPEGDDDETAFLSDLFNML is encoded by the exons ATGATGGCTACAGCAGAGCATTTATTCATAGTACTAACGTTATGCGTGTGTGGCTGTACGTGTCTGAGTGACTATTACTCACTGCTTGGAGTTTCTCACTCAGCATCTTCAAGAGAGATCAAGAAAGCGTTTCACAGGCTGGCCCTTAAACACCATCCTGATAAAAACCAAAGTCCCAATGCACAGCGGATCTTCACACACATTGCTCAAG CTTATGAAGTACTATCTGACAGAGAGAAGAGACGAGCCTATGATGAATTGGACCACCTAACTAACACTGATCAGGCCTGGGAGGGAAAGTTCAAGAAAGAGGATGTGGACCGTAATCCCTTTGCAGATGAAGGGACATTTCATAGTAAAAGGGGATTCCAGCGTTTTAGTTTAGAGGAGCTGCTTCATTCACTGCGGATAGATGATGACTTTTTTATGGGTGAACAACCTGGTTACGAAGGatggagttttatttttgggcctgagggtgatgatgatgaaaccGCCTTCCTCAGTGATCTTTTCAACATGCTTTAA